In a genomic window of Streptomyces koelreuteriae:
- the nuoH gene encoding NADH-quinone oxidoreductase subunit NuoH codes for MSPYLLAAEDLSMFGRDPWWLVVIKAVFCFAFLMVTVLISIVMERKVVAWMQLRVGPNRHGPWGMLQSLADGIKLMLKEDVIVKRADKAVYVLAPIIAAIPAFMAIAVIPFGPAGNEISIFGHRTTMQLTDLPIAMLYILAVASVGIYGIVLAGWSSGSTYPLLGGLRSCAQMISYEIAMGAAFASVFLYSGSMSTSTIVEQQADRWYILLLPLSFILYIVTMVGETNRAPFDMPESEGDLVGGFNTEYSSIKFAMFMLAEYVNMVTVSAVAATLFLGGWRAPWPISTFWEGANHGWWPMLWFTVKVQLLLFMFIWIRGTLPRVRYDQLMKLGWKVLIPVSLVWLMLVATVRALRNENYDFADIVLYVGGGVLALLVLSFVVDMFREKSKQAERPAEAPAAFDPMAGGFPVPPLPGQELPPAPRRRSRRERELIVSGGPDTQSDESLGGSTDGKEASDG; via the coding sequence ATGAGCCCGTACCTTCTCGCCGCTGAAGACCTCTCGATGTTCGGCCGCGACCCCTGGTGGCTGGTCGTCATCAAGGCGGTGTTCTGCTTCGCCTTCCTGATGGTGACCGTGCTGATCTCCATCGTGATGGAGCGCAAGGTCGTCGCCTGGATGCAGCTGCGCGTCGGCCCCAACCGGCACGGCCCGTGGGGCATGTTGCAGTCGCTCGCCGACGGCATCAAGCTCATGCTCAAGGAGGACGTGATCGTCAAGCGCGCGGACAAGGCGGTCTACGTCCTCGCGCCGATCATCGCGGCCATCCCGGCCTTCATGGCGATCGCGGTGATCCCCTTCGGCCCGGCCGGCAACGAGATCTCGATCTTCGGCCACCGCACCACGATGCAGCTCACCGACCTGCCGATCGCGATGCTCTACATCCTCGCGGTCGCCTCGGTCGGCATCTACGGCATCGTCCTCGCGGGCTGGAGCTCCGGCTCGACGTACCCGCTGCTGGGCGGCCTGCGCTCCTGCGCGCAGATGATCTCCTACGAGATCGCGATGGGCGCCGCCTTCGCCTCCGTGTTCCTCTACTCGGGGTCGATGTCGACCTCGACGATCGTCGAGCAGCAGGCCGACCGCTGGTACATCCTGCTGCTGCCGCTCTCCTTCATCCTCTACATCGTCACCATGGTCGGCGAGACCAACCGCGCCCCCTTCGACATGCCGGAGTCCGAGGGCGACCTGGTCGGCGGCTTCAACACCGAGTACTCGTCGATCAAGTTCGCGATGTTCATGCTCGCCGAGTACGTCAACATGGTGACCGTCTCGGCCGTCGCCGCCACGCTGTTCCTCGGCGGCTGGCGGGCCCCCTGGCCGATCAGCACCTTCTGGGAGGGCGCGAACCACGGCTGGTGGCCGATGCTCTGGTTCACCGTCAAGGTCCAGCTGCTGCTGTTCATGTTCATCTGGATCCGCGGCACGCTCCCTCGCGTCCGCTACGACCAGCTGATGAAGCTCGGCTGGAAGGTCCTCATCCCGGTCTCGCTGGTGTGGCTGATGCTCGTCGCCACCGTGCGCGCCCTGCGCAACGAGAACTACGACTTCGCCGACATCGTGCTCTACGTCGGCGGCGGCGTGCTGGCCCTGCTGGTGCTCTCCTTCGTCGTCGACATGTTCCGCGAGAAGTCCAAGCAGGCCGAGCGGCCGGCCGAGGCCCCGGCGGCCTTCGACCCGATGGCGGGCGGATTCCCCGTGCCGCCGCTGCCCGGACAGGAGCTTCCGCCGGCTCCCAGGCGCCGCTCGCGCCGTGAGCGGGAGCTGATTGTCAGTGGTGGGCCCGATACTCAGAGTGACGAATCTCTGGGCGGATCTACGGATGGAAAGGAGGCGTCCGATGGCTGA
- the nuoI gene encoding NADH-quinone oxidoreductase subunit NuoI has translation MAEEPKDTKPGFQNPVAGFGVTFKAMFKKRLTEQYPEQQKTTAPRFHGRHQLNRHPDGLEKCVGCELCAWACPADAIYVEGADNTDEERYSPGERYGRVYQINYARCILCGLCIEACPTRALTMTNEFELADSSRANLIYTKEQLLAGLEDGMVDSPHAIYPGTDEQDYYRGLVTEAAPGTEQQVAHSKGEVVQESDSTFGDTEPASKKVIGR, from the coding sequence ATGGCTGAGGAACCGAAGGACACCAAGCCCGGTTTCCAGAACCCGGTGGCCGGTTTCGGCGTGACCTTCAAGGCCATGTTCAAGAAGCGGCTGACCGAGCAGTACCCGGAGCAGCAGAAGACCACGGCTCCGCGCTTCCACGGACGGCATCAGCTCAACCGCCATCCGGACGGCCTGGAGAAGTGCGTCGGCTGTGAACTGTGCGCGTGGGCCTGCCCCGCCGACGCCATCTATGTGGAGGGCGCCGACAACACCGACGAGGAGCGCTACTCGCCGGGCGAGCGGTACGGCCGCGTCTACCAGATCAACTACGCCCGCTGCATCCTGTGCGGCCTGTGCATCGAGGCGTGCCCCACTCGCGCGCTCACGATGACGAACGAGTTCGAGCTGGCCGACTCCAGCCGCGCCAACCTCATCTACACCAAGGAGCAGTTGCTCGCCGGTCTCGAGGACGGCATGGTCGACTCGCCCCACGCCATCTACCCGGGGACGGACGAACAGGACTACTACCGGGGCCTGGTCACCGAGGCCGCGCCCGGCACGGAGCAGCAGGTCGCCCACTCCAAGGGCGAGGTCGTGCAGGAGTCCGACTCCACCTTCGGCGACACCGAGCCGGCGTCGAAGAAGGTGATCGGCCGATGA
- a CDS encoding NADH-quinone oxidoreductase subunit J — protein MTAQLAAYSTSTGEAVQFWILGTIAVIGALCTILMKRAVHSALCLAGTMIILAVFYLANGAYFLGVVQIVVYTGAIMMLFLFVVMLVGVTAADSLKETIKGQRWLALLCGLGFGVLLIGGIGNASLTEFNGIGQANAEGNVEGIAALIFTKYVFAFEITGALLITAAVGAMVLTHRERTERAKTQRELSEERVRAGTQLPPLPAPGVYARHNAVDIAGLLPDGTPSELTVSKTLRERGQIRDVSQEALNDLKALEQRAEDRLERGAIGPAKFKRSEEASK, from the coding sequence ATGACCGCCCAGCTCGCCGCCTACTCCACCTCCACCGGAGAAGCCGTCCAGTTCTGGATCCTCGGCACGATCGCGGTGATCGGCGCCCTGTGCACCATCCTCATGAAGAGGGCCGTGCACAGCGCGCTCTGCCTCGCCGGGACCATGATCATCCTGGCGGTGTTCTACCTCGCCAACGGCGCCTACTTCCTGGGCGTCGTGCAGATCGTCGTCTACACCGGCGCGATCATGATGCTGTTCCTGTTCGTGGTGATGCTCGTCGGCGTGACCGCGGCGGACTCCCTGAAGGAGACCATCAAGGGCCAGCGCTGGCTGGCCCTGCTGTGCGGTCTCGGCTTCGGCGTCCTGCTGATCGGCGGCATCGGCAACGCCTCGCTCACGGAGTTCAACGGCATCGGCCAGGCGAACGCCGAAGGCAATGTGGAGGGCATCGCCGCCCTCATCTTCACCAAGTACGTCTTCGCGTTCGAGATCACCGGCGCCCTGCTCATCACGGCCGCCGTCGGCGCCATGGTGCTCACCCACCGCGAGCGCACCGAGCGGGCCAAGACACAGCGGGAGCTCTCCGAGGAGCGCGTCCGCGCGGGCACGCAACTGCCACCCCTGCCGGCGCCCGGTGTGTACGCCCGGCACAACGCGGTCGACATCGCGGGCCTGCTCCCCGACGGCACACCCTCCGAGCTCACGGTCAGCAAGACGCTGCGCGAGCGCGGCCAGATCCGCGACGTGTCGCAGGAGGCGCTCAACGACCTGAAGGCCCTGGAGCAGCGGGCCGAGGACCGTCTGGAGCGCGGGGCGATCGGGCCGGCGAAGTTCAAGCGGTCCGAGGAGGCGTCGAAGTGA
- the nuoK gene encoding NADH-quinone oxidoreductase subunit NuoK, which translates to MNPVNYLYLAALLFTIGATGVLIRRNAIVVFMCIELMLNACNLAFVAFSRMHGNLDGQIIAFFTMVVAAAEVVVGLAIIVSLFRARHSASVDDASLMKL; encoded by the coding sequence GTGAACCCCGTCAACTACCTCTATCTCGCGGCCCTTTTGTTCACGATCGGCGCCACCGGCGTGCTGATCAGGCGCAACGCGATCGTCGTGTTCATGTGCATCGAGCTCATGCTCAACGCCTGCAACCTCGCGTTCGTCGCCTTCTCCCGGATGCACGGCAACCTCGACGGCCAGATCATCGCGTTCTTCACGATGGTCGTCGCCGCCGCCGAGGTCGTGGTCGGGCTCGCGATCATCGTGTCCCTGTTCCGTGCCCGTCACTCGGCCTCGGTCGACGACGCCAGCCTGATGAAGCTGTAA
- the recQ gene encoding DNA helicase RecQ: MGGTGGIAEMSVTQSEALATLHRVFGYEAFRGEQEAVIEHVVAGGDSVVLMPTGAGKSLCYQVPALVRPGTGIVVSPLIALMQDQVDALRALGVRAGFVNSTQDFDERRVVEAEFLAGELDLLYLAPERLRLENTLDLLSRGKISVFAIDEAHCVSQWGHDFRPDYLTLSLLGERWPDVPRIALTATATRATHQEITERLNMPAARHFVASFDRPNIQYRVVPKADPKKQLLNFLREEHAGDAGIVYCLSRNSVEKTAEFLSRNGVEAVPYHAGLDAGTRAAHQSRFLREDGLVVVATIAFGMGIDKPDVRFVAHLDLPKSVEGYYQETGRAGRDGLPSTAWMAYGLNDVIQQRKLIQSGEGDEAFRRRAQAHLDSMLALCETVQCRRGQLLAYFGQDPDPAGCGNCDTCLTPPETWDGTVAAQKVLSTVVRLQRERGQKFGAVQIVDILLGKRTGKVIQFDHDQLSVFGIGEELAEAEWRGVIRQLLAQGLLAVEGEYGTLVLTEGSGTVLRREQDVPLRKEPKKPVTSRSGSSSASGSGRGKGKAAAAELPETLVPAFEALRAWRAEQAREQGVPAYVIFHDATLREIAMAWPASVAELGGIGGVGEKKLATYGEGVLEVLASLGGQPGPAPDQAPDGTPAQGSGRAPAQAPGPQMDGPDDWPEMTEPEPDWI; the protein is encoded by the coding sequence ATGGGTGGGACGGGCGGTATCGCTGAGATGTCAGTGACGCAGAGCGAGGCGCTGGCCACGCTGCACCGGGTCTTCGGGTACGAGGCCTTCCGGGGCGAGCAGGAAGCGGTCATCGAGCACGTGGTCGCGGGCGGTGACTCCGTCGTGCTCATGCCGACCGGCGCCGGCAAGTCCCTGTGCTACCAGGTCCCGGCCCTGGTCCGGCCGGGCACGGGGATCGTCGTCTCCCCCCTCATCGCCCTGATGCAGGACCAGGTCGACGCGCTGCGGGCGCTGGGCGTGCGGGCCGGGTTCGTGAACTCCACGCAGGACTTCGACGAGCGTCGGGTGGTGGAGGCCGAGTTCCTCGCGGGCGAGCTGGACCTGCTGTACCTGGCGCCGGAGCGGCTGCGGCTGGAGAACACGCTCGATCTGCTCTCGCGCGGCAAGATCTCCGTGTTCGCGATCGACGAGGCGCACTGCGTCTCCCAGTGGGGCCACGACTTCCGGCCCGACTACCTGACACTGTCGCTGCTCGGCGAGCGCTGGCCGGACGTGCCGCGGATCGCCCTCACCGCGACGGCCACACGCGCCACGCACCAGGAGATCACCGAGCGGCTGAACATGCCGGCGGCCCGCCACTTCGTGGCGAGCTTCGACCGGCCCAACATCCAGTACCGGGTCGTGCCGAAGGCGGACCCCAAGAAGCAGCTGCTGAACTTCCTGCGCGAGGAGCACGCGGGCGACGCGGGCATCGTCTACTGCCTCTCGCGCAACTCCGTGGAGAAGACCGCCGAGTTCCTCAGCCGCAACGGCGTCGAGGCGGTGCCTTACCACGCGGGCCTGGACGCGGGCACCCGCGCGGCCCACCAGTCCCGCTTCCTGCGGGAGGACGGCCTGGTCGTGGTCGCGACCATCGCCTTCGGCATGGGCATCGACAAGCCGGACGTCCGCTTCGTCGCCCACCTCGACCTGCCCAAGTCGGTCGAGGGCTACTACCAGGAGACGGGCCGGGCCGGCCGTGACGGGCTGCCGTCGACGGCCTGGATGGCCTATGGGCTGAACGACGTCATACAGCAGCGCAAGCTGATCCAGTCCGGCGAGGGCGACGAGGCCTTCCGGCGGCGGGCCCAGGCCCACCTGGACTCGATGCTGGCGCTGTGCGAGACCGTCCAGTGCCGCCGGGGCCAGCTCCTCGCCTACTTCGGCCAGGACCCGGACCCGGCCGGCTGCGGCAACTGCGACACCTGCCTGACCCCGCCGGAGACCTGGGACGGCACGGTCGCGGCGCAGAAGGTGCTCTCGACGGTGGTGCGGCTGCAGCGCGAGCGCGGCCAGAAGTTCGGCGCCGTGCAGATCGTCGACATCCTGCTGGGGAAGCGGACCGGCAAGGTCATCCAGTTCGACCACGACCAGCTGTCGGTGTTCGGCATCGGCGAGGAGCTGGCCGAGGCCGAGTGGCGGGGCGTCATCCGGCAGCTGCTGGCCCAGGGGCTGCTCGCCGTGGAGGGCGAGTACGGCACGCTGGTGCTGACCGAGGGCAGCGGGACGGTGCTGCGGCGGGAGCAGGACGTGCCGCTGCGCAAGGAGCCGAAGAAGCCGGTGACCTCCCGGTCGGGGTCCTCGTCGGCCTCGGGCTCCGGACGGGGCAAGGGCAAGGCGGCCGCCGCCGAGCTGCCCGAGACGCTGGTGCCGGCCTTCGAGGCACTGCGCGCCTGGCGGGCCGAGCAGGCACGCGAACAGGGCGTCCCGGCCTACGTCATCTTCCACGACGCCACGCTGCGGGAGATCGCTATGGCCTGGCCGGCGTCGGTGGCCGAGCTCGGTGGGATCGGCGGGGTGGGCGAGAAGAAGCTCGCGACGTACGGGGAGGGCGTGCTGGAGGTGCTCGCGTCACTGGGCGGGCAGCCCGGCCCGGCCCCGGATCAGGCGCCCGACGGGACTCCGGCCCAGGGATCCGGCCGCGCTCCGGCCCAGGCGCCCGGCCCGCAGATGGACGGGCCGGACGACTGGCCCGAGATGACCGAGCCGGAACCCGACTGGATATGA
- the nuoN gene encoding NADH-quinone oxidoreductase subunit NuoN, with protein MSATAVHSLWTTAAEPISKIDAPKIEYGQLAPTLIIVGAAILGILIEAFVPRKSRYYVQMFVSVVAIAAAFAAVVALAADGYGTTKARIAAMGAIAVDGPALFLQGTILLAALVGLFTFAERRLDPEAHGNRVDSFAAQAASVPGSESEKAAVKAGFTTTEVFPLLLFAVAGMLIFPAANDLLTLFVALEVFSLPLYLLCALARRKRMMSQEAAVKYFLLGAFASAFTLFGIALLYGYAGSMSYATIAQVVDGTVQDVNPALAGTMGNDALLLIGAALLVMGLLFKVGAVPFHMWTPDVYQGAPTPVTGFMAAATKVAAFGALLRVLYVVLPGLRWDWRPVMWAVAIITMLGGAIVAITQTDIKRLLAYSSIAHAGFILAGVIATTPDGVSSVLFYLAAYSFVTIGAFAVVTLVRDAGGEATHLSKWAGLGRRSPLVAAVFAVFLLAFAGIPLTSGFAGKFAVFKAAAEGGAAPLVVVGVISSAIAAFFYIRVIVLMFFSEPRPEGPTVAVPSPLTMTAIGVGVAVTLVLGVAPQYFLDLAGQAGVFVR; from the coding sequence GTGAGCGCAACAGCCGTCCACAGCCTGTGGACAACGGCGGCCGAACCGATCTCGAAGATCGACGCGCCGAAGATCGAATACGGGCAGCTCGCCCCCACCCTGATCATCGTCGGTGCGGCGATCCTCGGGATCCTGATCGAGGCGTTCGTACCGCGCAAATCCCGCTATTACGTCCAGATGTTCGTGTCCGTCGTCGCGATCGCGGCCGCCTTCGCGGCGGTCGTGGCGCTCGCGGCCGACGGATACGGCACGACCAAGGCGCGCATCGCGGCGATGGGCGCCATCGCCGTCGACGGACCGGCCCTCTTCCTCCAGGGCACGATCCTGCTGGCGGCCCTGGTCGGCCTGTTCACCTTCGCCGAGCGGCGCCTCGACCCCGAGGCGCACGGCAACCGCGTCGACTCCTTCGCCGCGCAGGCCGCGTCCGTGCCGGGCAGCGAGAGCGAGAAGGCCGCGGTCAAGGCCGGGTTCACCACCACCGAGGTGTTCCCGCTGCTGCTGTTCGCCGTCGCCGGCATGCTGATCTTCCCGGCGGCCAACGACCTGCTGACGCTGTTCGTGGCGCTGGAGGTCTTCTCCCTCCCGCTGTACCTGCTGTGCGCGCTGGCCCGCCGCAAGCGGATGATGTCGCAGGAGGCGGCGGTCAAGTACTTCCTGCTCGGCGCCTTCGCCTCCGCGTTCACCCTGTTCGGCATCGCGCTGCTGTACGGCTACGCGGGCTCGATGTCGTACGCGACGATCGCGCAGGTCGTCGACGGCACCGTGCAGGACGTCAACCCGGCGCTCGCCGGCACCATGGGCAACGACGCGCTGCTGCTGATCGGCGCCGCGCTGCTGGTGATGGGCCTGCTGTTCAAGGTGGGCGCGGTGCCGTTCCACATGTGGACGCCGGACGTGTACCAGGGCGCGCCGACGCCGGTGACCGGATTCATGGCGGCGGCGACGAAGGTGGCGGCGTTCGGCGCGCTGCTGCGCGTGCTGTACGTCGTCCTGCCCGGCCTGCGCTGGGACTGGCGGCCGGTGATGTGGGCCGTGGCGATCATCACCATGCTGGGCGGCGCGATCGTCGCGATCACGCAGACCGACATCAAGCGGCTGCTGGCGTACTCGTCGATCGCGCACGCCGGGTTCATCCTCGCGGGTGTCATCGCCACCACGCCGGACGGTGTCTCGTCGGTCCTCTTCTACCTGGCGGCGTACTCGTTCGTGACGATCGGCGCCTTCGCGGTGGTCACGCTCGTGAGGGACGCGGGCGGCGAGGCGACGCACCTGTCCAAGTGGGCGGGGCTCGGCCGGCGCTCGCCGCTGGTGGCGGCCGTGTTCGCGGTGTTCCTGCTGGCCTTCGCGGGCATCCCGCTGACCTCCGGCTTCGCCGGGAAGTTCGCCGTGTTCAAGGCGGCGGCGGAGGGCGGGGCCGCCCCGCTGGTCGTGGTCGGTGTGATCTCCTCGGCGATCGCGGCGTTCTTCTACATCCGCGTCATCGTGCTGATGTTCTTCAGCGAGCCGCGGCCGGAGGGCCCGACGGTGGCCGTGCCGTCGCCGCTGACGATGACGGCGATCGGGGTGGGTGTGGCGGTCACGCTGGTGCTCGGTGTGGCGCCGCAGTACTTCCTGGATCTGGCGGGGCAGGCGGGGGTGTTCGTGCGCTGA
- the nuoL gene encoding NADH-quinone oxidoreductase subunit L: protein MENLIALLVAAPLLGAVVLLCGGRRLDAVGHWIGTALAATSFVLGLVLFADMLGKDPEHREMGQHLFSWIPVEGFQADVAFQLDQLSMTFVLLISGVGSLIHLYSVGYMEHDERRRRFFGYLNLFLAAMLLLVLADNYLLLYVGWEGVGLASYLLIGFWQHKPSAATAAKKAFLVNRVGDMGLSIAIMLMFLWFGTFAFGPVLGTEGEAGLAGAAGEDKLTAIALMLLLAACGKSAQVPLQSWLGDAMEGPTPVSALIHAATMVTAGVYLIVRSAAVFNGAPDAQLVVTVVGAVTLLFGAIVGCAKDDIKKALAGSTMSQIGYMVLAAGLGPIGYVFAIMHLVTHGFFKAGLFLGAGSVMHGMNDEVDMRKYGGLRTYMPITFVTFGLGYLAIIGFPGLSGFFSKDMIIESAFAKGGTEGWILGGVALLGAAITAFYMTRVMLMTFFGEKRWQPDANGNEPHPHESPKVMTIPMIVLAVGSVAAGGFFSIGDRFVHWLEPITGHSHGDSPLSAAAVTGATVTCMVVGVALAWAQYGRRPVPVVAPRGSLLTRAARRDLLQDDFNHVVLVRGGEHLTRSLVYVDHTLVDGVVNGTAASVGGLSGRMRKLQNGFARSYAVSMFGGAAVLVAVTLLMRAV from the coding sequence GTGGAGAACCTGATTGCGCTGCTGGTGGCGGCGCCCCTGCTCGGAGCGGTGGTCCTGCTGTGCGGCGGACGCCGGCTGGACGCCGTCGGCCACTGGATCGGCACGGCCCTCGCCGCCACGTCCTTCGTGCTCGGCCTGGTGCTGTTCGCCGACATGCTGGGCAAGGACCCGGAGCACCGGGAGATGGGCCAGCACCTGTTCAGCTGGATCCCGGTCGAGGGCTTCCAGGCGGACGTCGCCTTCCAGCTCGACCAGCTGTCGATGACGTTCGTCCTGCTGATCTCGGGCGTCGGCTCGCTGATCCACCTCTACTCCGTCGGGTACATGGAGCACGACGAGCGGCGCCGCCGCTTCTTCGGCTATCTGAACCTGTTCCTCGCGGCGATGCTGCTGCTCGTCCTCGCCGACAACTACCTGCTGCTGTACGTCGGCTGGGAGGGCGTCGGTCTCGCCTCCTACCTGCTGATCGGCTTCTGGCAGCACAAGCCCAGCGCCGCCACTGCCGCGAAGAAGGCCTTCCTGGTCAACCGCGTCGGCGACATGGGCCTGTCCATCGCGATCATGCTGATGTTCCTGTGGTTCGGCACCTTCGCCTTCGGGCCGGTGCTCGGCACCGAGGGGGAGGCCGGGCTCGCCGGTGCCGCCGGTGAGGACAAGCTGACCGCCATCGCCCTGATGTTGCTGCTCGCCGCCTGCGGCAAGTCCGCCCAGGTACCGCTGCAGTCCTGGCTCGGGGACGCGATGGAGGGCCCGACCCCGGTCTCGGCCCTCATCCACGCCGCGACGATGGTGACCGCGGGCGTGTACCTGATCGTCCGCTCCGCGGCCGTCTTCAACGGCGCCCCGGACGCCCAACTGGTCGTCACCGTCGTCGGTGCCGTCACGCTCCTGTTCGGTGCGATCGTCGGTTGCGCGAAGGACGACATCAAGAAGGCACTGGCCGGCTCGACCATGTCGCAGATCGGCTACATGGTGCTCGCCGCGGGCCTCGGCCCCATCGGTTACGTCTTCGCGATCATGCACCTGGTGACGCACGGCTTCTTCAAGGCGGGGCTGTTCCTCGGCGCCGGTTCGGTCATGCACGGCATGAACGACGAGGTGGACATGAGGAAGTACGGAGGCCTCAGGACGTACATGCCGATCACCTTCGTCACCTTCGGGCTCGGCTATCTGGCGATCATCGGCTTCCCGGGCCTGTCCGGCTTCTTCTCCAAGGACATGATCATCGAGTCGGCGTTCGCCAAGGGCGGCACCGAGGGCTGGATCCTCGGCGGCGTGGCCCTGCTGGGCGCGGCCATCACGGCGTTCTACATGACGCGCGTGATGCTGATGACGTTCTTCGGCGAGAAGCGCTGGCAGCCCGACGCGAACGGCAACGAACCGCATCCGCACGAGTCGCCCAAGGTCATGACGATCCCGATGATCGTGCTGGCCGTCGGGTCGGTGGCCGCCGGTGGGTTCTTCAGCATCGGCGACCGCTTCGTGCACTGGCTGGAGCCGATCACCGGGCACAGCCACGGTGACTCGCCGCTCAGCGCCGCCGCGGTCACCGGCGCGACCGTCACCTGCATGGTCGTCGGCGTCGCCCTCGCCTGGGCGCAGTACGGACGACGCCCGGTCCCGGTTGTCGCCCCGCGCGGATCGCTGCTCACCCGGGCCGCTCGGCGCGACCTGCTCCAGGACGACTTCAACCACGTCGTCCTGGTCCGCGGCGGCGAACACCTCACGCGGTCCCTGGTCTACGTCGACCACACCCTGGTCGACGGCGTCGTCAACGGCACGGCGGCCTCGGTCGGCGGCCTCTCCGGGCGGATGCGCAAGCTGCAGAACGGCTTCGCCCGCTCCTACGCGGTCTCGATGTTCGGCGGTGCGGCGGTCCTGGTCGCCGTGACCCTGCTGATGAGGGCGGTCTGA
- a CDS encoding NADH-quinone oxidoreductase subunit M, whose translation MSFPLLTATAALPALGAIATAAVPAAKRTVAKWLALLFSLATLVLAIVVLVRFDPDGDRYQLTESHSWIADFGVRYELGVDGIAVALIALTALLIPFIVLAGWHDADPLETGSTRWRPTQGFFALILAVEAMVIISFEATDVFLFYIFFEAMLIPMYFLIGGFGDRAHEHGEKAAATQRTYAAVKFLLYNLVGGLIMLAAVIGLYVVAGNFSLTEIAEARANGSLDMATNTERWLFLGFFFAFAVKAPLWPLHTWLPNAMQESTAPVAVLITAVVDKVGTFAMLRFCLQLFPEASKWATPAILVLALISIIYGALLAVGQRDIKRLVAYASISHFGFIIMGIFAMTSQGQSGATLYMVNHGISTAALMLVAGFLISRRGSRLIADYGGVQKVAPVLAGTFLIGGLATLSLPGLAPFVSEFLVLVGTFTRYPVVGIIATFGIVLAALYTLVLYQRTMTGPLKPELAKMPDLRVRELVVVAPLVVLLIFLGVYPKPLTQIIDPAVKQTMSDVQQKDPKPEVEAAK comes from the coding sequence ATGTCCTTTCCTCTGCTGACAGCGACAGCGGCGCTCCCGGCGCTCGGGGCGATCGCCACGGCCGCCGTACCGGCCGCGAAGCGCACCGTCGCCAAATGGCTGGCGCTGCTCTTCTCGCTCGCCACGCTCGTCCTCGCGATCGTCGTCCTGGTCCGCTTCGACCCGGACGGCGACCGCTACCAGCTCACCGAGTCCCACTCCTGGATCGCCGACTTCGGCGTCCGCTACGAACTGGGCGTGGACGGCATCGCGGTGGCGCTGATCGCGCTCACGGCCCTGCTGATCCCGTTCATCGTCCTCGCGGGCTGGCACGACGCCGACCCGCTGGAGACCGGGTCCACGCGGTGGCGGCCGACGCAGGGCTTCTTCGCCCTGATCCTGGCCGTCGAGGCGATGGTGATCATCTCCTTCGAGGCCACCGATGTCTTCCTCTTCTACATCTTCTTCGAAGCCATGCTGATCCCGATGTACTTCCTCATCGGCGGCTTCGGGGACCGTGCCCACGAGCACGGCGAGAAGGCGGCCGCGACGCAACGGACGTATGCGGCGGTGAAGTTCCTCCTCTACAACCTGGTCGGCGGTCTGATCATGCTGGCCGCGGTGATCGGCCTGTACGTGGTCGCCGGGAACTTCTCGCTCACGGAGATCGCCGAGGCCCGGGCCAACGGCTCGCTCGACATGGCGACCAACACCGAACGATGGCTGTTCCTGGGCTTCTTCTTCGCCTTCGCGGTGAAGGCCCCGCTGTGGCCGCTGCACACCTGGCTGCCCAACGCGATGCAGGAGTCCACCGCGCCGGTCGCCGTCCTCATCACGGCGGTCGTCGACAAGGTCGGCACCTTCGCGATGCTCCGCTTCTGCCTCCAGCTCTTCCCGGAGGCGAGCAAGTGGGCGACGCCCGCGATCCTCGTGCTGGCGCTCATCAGCATCATCTACGGGGCGTTGCTCGCGGTCGGCCAGCGCGACATCAAGCGGCTGGTGGCGTACGCGTCGATCTCCCACTTCGGCTTCATCATCATGGGCATCTTCGCGATGACCAGCCAGGGCCAGTCCGGGGCGACGCTCTACATGGTCAACCACGGCATCTCGACCGCCGCGCTGATGCTGGTGGCGGGCTTCCTGATCTCCCGGCGCGGCTCGCGGCTCATCGCCGACTACGGCGGAGTGCAGAAGGTCGCGCCGGTGCTCGCCGGCACGTTCCTGATCGGCGGGCTTGCGACCCTGTCGCTGCCGGGACTCGCCCCGTTCGTCAGCGAGTTCCTGGTCCTGGTCGGCACGTTCACGCGGTACCCGGTGGTCGGCATCATCGCCACCTTCGGCATCGTCCTGGCCGCGCTCTACACCCTCGTCCTCTACCAGCGGACGATGACGGGCCCGCTGAAACCCGAGCTCGCGAAGATGCCGGACCTCAGGGTGCGTGAGCTCGTCGTCGTCGCCCCGCTGGTCGTCCTGCTGATCTTCCTGGGCGTCTACCCGAAGCCCCTCACCCAGATCATCGACCCGGCGGTCAAACAGACCATGTCCGACGTACAGCAGAAGGACCCCAAGCCCGAGGTGGAGGCGGCCAAGTGA